The Sulfolobus acidocaldarius DSM 639 genome has a window encoding:
- the ilvA gene encoding threonine ammonia-lyase, producing the protein MSYLNYFDQIVKVHESIKQYIHKTPLDYSSTFSNIAGAKVYLKMENLQKTGSFKVRGAFSKLISLSQAERERGVIAVSAGNHAQGVAYAASVLGIKSTVVMPETAPISKYLATKNYGANVILHGKFLHESMKKAEEIIRETNAVLVHPYDDLNVILGQGTLGLELLEAEPDVVVVPIGGGGLISGISIALKAKRNNLKVIGVQSSASPSMKVSVELGRLVEIEPSFSIADGILVKNPSKITYEVISELVDDIVLVDDEDIANAILYLLERNKTIAEGAGAASVAAIISGKIKVGNGKKVIPIISGGNIDMSLLARIIDRMLFKSKRVVKVKVLVPDKPGYLNRVLSRVAQIRGNVIDVIHDRMSTDVKPGFTKIHVVFEIPVSESLSEFLYSLALDGIEATLVE; encoded by the coding sequence ATGAGTTATCTTAATTATTTTGATCAAATAGTTAAAGTTCATGAATCAATAAAACAATATATTCATAAAACTCCACTAGATTATTCTTCCACGTTTTCTAATATTGCAGGAGCTAAAGTTTATCTTAAGATGGAGAATCTGCAAAAGACTGGTTCATTTAAAGTAAGAGGTGCTTTCTCTAAGCTAATTAGCCTTTCGCAAGCTGAAAGAGAAAGAGGAGTAATAGCAGTATCTGCGGGCAATCATGCACAGGGTGTAGCATACGCTGCAAGCGTCTTAGGGATTAAATCTACTGTTGTTATGCCTGAGACTGCTCCTATATCAAAATATTTAGCTACGAAAAATTATGGAGCTAATGTTATTCTTCATGGAAAGTTTTTACATGAAAGTATGAAAAAAGCTGAAGAGATAATAAGGGAAACTAACGCTGTTTTAGTTCATCCATATGATGATTTAAATGTAATATTAGGTCAAGGAACTCTGGGACTAGAATTGCTCGAAGCAGAACCTGATGTTGTTGTAGTACCAATAGGAGGAGGGGGTCTAATATCCGGAATATCTATTGCATTAAAAGCTAAAAGGAACAATCTAAAAGTTATAGGTGTACAGTCTTCTGCATCACCGTCTATGAAGGTATCAGTAGAGTTAGGAAGATTAGTTGAAATTGAGCCATCTTTTTCTATAGCTGATGGAATTCTAGTAAAAAATCCATCAAAGATAACCTATGAAGTGATAAGTGAGTTAGTTGACGATATAGTTTTAGTTGATGATGAAGATATAGCCAACGCAATACTATATCTATTAGAAAGAAATAAAACCATAGCAGAGGGCGCTGGGGCTGCAAGTGTTGCTGCGATTATCTCAGGAAAGATAAAAGTAGGTAATGGTAAAAAGGTAATTCCAATAATTAGTGGAGGAAATATAGATATGTCATTGCTTGCTAGGATTATAGATAGAATGCTTTTCAAATCTAAAAGAGTAGTGAAAGTTAAAGTATTGGTTCCAGATAAACCTGGTTATTTAAATAGAGTATTAAGTAGAGTAGCACAAATTAGAGGGAATGTGATTGATGTAATTCATGATAGAATGAGTACTGATGTCAAGCCTGGTTTCACGAAAATCCATGTAGTATTTGAGATCCCTGTTAGTGAAAGTTTATCGGAATTCTTATATTCATTGGCATTAGACGGTATTGAAGCAACCTTGGTAGAGTAA
- a CDS encoding HIT family protein, with amino-acid sequence MDILWAPWRSKYVTSASKIKNEKEPCIFCNFAYDRSRDRENKVVFRATYSYIVLNTFPYNPGHIMIVPYKHVSSVELLDDNELTELFKMVRTSIKKLRRVYSPDGFNIGINIGRVAGAGIEQHVHIHIVPRWNGDANFMPVIGNAKVLPESLEDTYNKLYLEYTKDEEVLDR; translated from the coding sequence ATGGATATTTTATGGGCTCCTTGGAGATCAAAATATGTAACTTCTGCTTCAAAAATAAAAAATGAGAAAGAACCTTGCATATTTTGTAATTTTGCATATGATAGATCAAGAGACAGAGAAAATAAGGTGGTTTTTAGAGCTACCTATTCGTATATAGTTCTAAACACATTTCCGTATAATCCAGGTCATATCATGATTGTCCCATATAAACATGTTAGCAGCGTAGAATTACTTGATGATAATGAACTTACTGAACTTTTCAAGATGGTGAGGACAAGTATAAAGAAATTAAGAAGAGTGTACTCGCCTGATGGATTTAATATTGGTATAAATATAGGTAGGGTTGCAGGGGCTGGAATAGAACAACATGTACATATACATATTGTGCCTAGATGGAATGGTGATGCTAATTTTATGCCAGTTATAGGAAATGCAAAAGTATTGCCTGAATCTCTTGAAGATACCTATAATAAGTTATATTTAGAATATACTAAGGATGAGGAGGTCCTCGATCGCTGA
- the radA gene encoding DNA repair and recombination protein RadA, whose protein sequence is MSNDGKKVKSLSDLSGVGQNILNKLVEAGYSSLEAVAVATPQDLSVAAGIPQTTAQRIIKEAREALDIRFKTALEVKKERMNTKKITTGSQALDGLLGGGIETRTMTEFFGEFGSGKTQLCHQISISVQLPQEKGGLNGKAVYIDTEGTFRWERIEAMAKGAGLESDIAMNNIYYMRAINSDHQMAIVDDLQELITKDPAIKLIIVDSITSHFRAEYPGRENLAVRQQKLNKHLHQLVRLAEMYDIAVIITNQVMARPDMFYGDPTTAVGGHTLYHVPGIRVQLKKSRGNKRIARIVDAPHLPEGEVVFAITEEGVRDAEE, encoded by the coding sequence ATGTCTAATGATGGAAAAAAGGTTAAGAGTCTTTCAGATTTATCTGGGGTAGGTCAAAATATACTTAATAAATTAGTAGAAGCTGGCTATTCGTCGTTAGAAGCAGTTGCTGTGGCAACTCCTCAAGATCTTAGTGTTGCTGCTGGAATACCACAAACTACAGCACAGAGAATAATTAAAGAAGCTCGTGAAGCTTTAGATATAAGGTTCAAGACAGCATTGGAAGTGAAGAAAGAAAGAATGAATACCAAGAAGATAACCACTGGCAGCCAGGCATTAGATGGTTTATTGGGTGGTGGAATAGAGACAAGAACTATGACCGAATTTTTTGGTGAATTTGGTTCAGGGAAAACGCAGTTATGTCATCAGATAAGTATTAGTGTTCAACTTCCTCAAGAGAAAGGTGGACTAAATGGTAAGGCTGTATATATAGATACGGAAGGTACTTTTAGATGGGAGAGGATTGAAGCAATGGCAAAAGGAGCAGGATTAGAGTCCGATATTGCTATGAATAACATTTACTATATGAGGGCTATAAATAGCGATCACCAAATGGCTATAGTTGATGATCTTCAGGAATTGATCACTAAAGATCCTGCTATTAAGTTGATTATTGTAGATTCAATAACATCTCACTTTAGAGCTGAATATCCTGGAAGAGAGAATCTTGCTGTGAGGCAACAAAAGTTAAACAAACATTTACATCAATTAGTTAGACTAGCTGAAATGTATGATATAGCAGTAATAATAACTAATCAGGTTATGGCTAGACCAGATATGTTTTATGGTGATCCTACCACTGCTGTAGGAGGACATACACTATATCATGTTCCCGGAATAAGAGTACAACTTAAGAAAAGTAGAGGAAATAAAAGGATAGCTAGAATAGTAGATGCACCACATCTGCCAGAAGGAGAGGTAGTATTTGCTATAACTGAAGAAGGAGTTAGAGATGCTGAAGAGTGA
- a CDS encoding RsmB/NOP family class I SAM-dependent RNA methyltransferase codes for MNIHLKEYIKKYDKLFSLSPSYQAVRLSNKYGFLDYMVERYIHMFDSLEDAESFMRSCTVPLEESIRCNDLVTTCSTMEYRLEEKNFELEKVQWLPHGYRVIKKPNKPSLGATVEYLNGYYYIQGLASMVPAYVLNPHEEDTVLDMAAAPGGKTTQLAQLMKNKGLIIATEKSRRRARSLISNINRMHARNIILIRSDASTLSKTRIKFSKILLDAPCSGEGIIFKDTERRKKTSLSDLKNFSLTQMGLLTIGYDLLDKNGILVYSTCSIAPEEDELVVNYGIEELGFRAIKISGYPADKGISEFRGVKFSHDVNNCIRFYPHEHGTEGFFVCALQKD; via the coding sequence ATGAATATACATTTGAAAGAGTATATTAAAAAATATGACAAGTTATTTTCATTATCCCCTTCCTATCAAGCAGTCAGACTAAGTAATAAGTATGGCTTTTTGGACTATATGGTTGAGAGATATATACACATGTTTGACAGCCTCGAAGATGCGGAAAGCTTTATGAGATCCTGTACAGTTCCCTTAGAGGAAAGTATAAGGTGTAATGACCTAGTAACCACATGTAGTACGATGGAATATAGATTAGAGGAAAAGAATTTCGAGCTGGAGAAGGTCCAATGGCTACCTCATGGGTATAGAGTTATTAAAAAACCTAATAAACCTAGCTTGGGTGCAACTGTAGAATATCTAAACGGTTACTATTATATTCAGGGATTGGCTTCTATGGTTCCTGCATATGTCCTAAATCCTCATGAAGAAGATACAGTTCTTGATATGGCTGCTGCACCAGGCGGTAAAACCACTCAACTAGCTCAACTTATGAAAAATAAGGGCTTAATAATAGCAACAGAAAAATCTAGAAGAAGAGCACGAAGTCTGATTTCGAATATTAATAGAATGCATGCAAGAAATATTATTTTAATAAGAAGTGATGCTAGCACATTATCTAAAACAAGAATAAAATTTTCGAAGATTCTTTTAGATGCACCGTGTAGTGGGGAGGGGATTATCTTTAAGGATACCGAGAGAAGGAAGAAGACTTCGCTTAGTGATTTAAAGAACTTTAGTTTAACTCAAATGGGTCTTCTAACCATAGGGTATGATTTATTGGACAAGAATGGGATACTAGTCTATTCTACTTGTAGTATAGCTCCCGAGGAGGATGAATTAGTGGTAAATTATGGGATTGAAGAACTTGGTTTTAGAGCTATTAAAATAAGCGGATATCCTGCAGATAAAGGAATTAGTGAATTTAGGGGAGTAAAGTTTAGTCATGATGTTAATAATTGTATTAGATTTTATCCCCATGAGCATGGTACAGAGGGGTTCTTCGTTTGCGCTCTTCAAAAAGACTAA
- the cyaB gene encoding class IV adenylate cyclase, which translates to MSYIEREIKLRVISPSLEEIEERIRNNYTFINEEHQIDIYYNNPIRDFRKSDEALRLRNTNGKVILTYKGPKQSKETKTREEIEVEVSDLHKMDLILRKLGFIRSFQVEKIRKNYKYADFIISLDSIKELGEFIEIEGINKTEKELISFVDEFVKKHQIQYEKTIKSYLELLVEHAKKTNNSNTH; encoded by the coding sequence ATGTCGTATATAGAAAGAGAGATTAAACTAAGGGTAATAAGCCCTTCTTTAGAAGAAATAGAGGAGAGAATAAGAAACAATTACACCTTTATCAATGAAGAACATCAAATAGACATATATTATAATAACCCTATAAGGGACTTTAGAAAAAGCGATGAGGCATTAAGATTAAGAAACACGAATGGGAAAGTCATTCTAACTTATAAGGGACCTAAACAGTCCAAAGAGACGAAAACTAGAGAAGAAATTGAAGTAGAGGTTAGTGATCTCCATAAAATGGATCTAATTCTACGAAAGCTAGGTTTCATAAGATCTTTTCAAGTGGAAAAAATACGAAAAAATTATAAATATGCCGATTTCATAATTTCGTTAGATTCGATAAAGGAATTGGGAGAATTCATAGAAATAGAAGGGATTAATAAAACTGAAAAAGAACTTATTTCATTCGTGGACGAATTTGTAAAAAAACATCAGATTCAATATGAAAAAACTATTAAATCTTACTTAGAATTACTAGTAGAACATGCTAAAAAGACGAACAATAGCAATACTCACTGA
- a CDS encoding SAM hydrolase/SAM-dependent halogenase family protein — translation MLKRRTIAILTDYGVSDNYNGTLEGVIRKINPDIDITYITPNAKNFNIFTGAYLLNTSYRYFKKNTIFLVIVDPGVGTQRNAILVKTNNYYFVAPDNGVLYPTIVEDNIDKIIRISNKKFYLSESISNTFHGRDIFAPVASYISVGVDLNVFGEEISKSEIVKLDFSYTLERINENKVKACGKIVYIDHFGNIATTIRNVKLRTGEKALVSLRDKQLELRVVRTFAEGKENELVLYSNGYGFIEIGINMSSASNILGVKEGEDVCIEAYIQEDSNHST, via the coding sequence ATGCTAAAAAGACGAACAATAGCAATACTCACTGACTATGGAGTTTCGGATAATTACAATGGAACCTTAGAGGGAGTAATTAGGAAAATAAATCCCGATATAGACATAACCTACATAACTCCTAACGCTAAGAACTTCAATATATTTACAGGAGCCTATTTACTTAATACATCGTATAGATATTTTAAGAAAAACACTATCTTTTTGGTAATAGTAGACCCTGGCGTCGGAACACAAAGAAATGCAATACTAGTTAAGACTAATAACTATTATTTTGTCGCTCCAGATAATGGTGTATTATATCCCACCATAGTTGAAGATAATATAGACAAAATTATACGAATATCAAATAAAAAATTCTACCTATCAGAATCTATATCAAATACTTTTCACGGTAGAGATATTTTCGCCCCAGTCGCAAGTTATATTTCAGTTGGCGTAGATCTAAATGTATTTGGAGAGGAGATTAGTAAATCTGAAATTGTAAAATTGGACTTTTCTTATACATTGGAAAGAATAAATGAAAATAAAGTGAAAGCCTGTGGAAAAATAGTGTATATTGATCATTTTGGAAATATTGCTACAACTATTCGTAATGTGAAGTTAAGAACGGGAGAGAAAGCTTTAGTTTCGCTTAGAGACAAACAATTAGAACTAAGAGTTGTGAGAACGTTCGCAGAAGGAAAGGAAAATGAATTAGTTTTATACAGCAATGGTTACGGATTTATAGAGATTGGAATTAATATGAGCAGTGCTTCAAATATTTTGGGAGTAAAAGAAGGTGAAGATGTTTGCATAGAGGCTTATATCCAGGAAGATTCCAACCATTCCACATAG
- a CDS encoding nicotinamide-nucleotide adenylyltransferase — MHRGLYPGRFQPFHIGHLEVVKWSMKHVDELIIVIGSAQESHTLSNPFTAGERIEMIRRTLDKENLDLSKVYIIPIPDIMMNSVWVSHIKTFAPNFDVIISRNPLVNRLFKEANVEVLQPPPFDRHKYNSTLIRRYIIEGNEEWKKLVPKSVLDYLLEIHGDERLRSIAGL; from the coding sequence TTGCATAGAGGCTTATATCCAGGAAGATTCCAACCATTCCACATAGGTCACTTAGAGGTTGTAAAATGGTCAATGAAACATGTTGATGAATTAATCATAGTTATAGGAAGTGCTCAGGAGAGTCATACACTATCCAATCCATTTACTGCAGGAGAACGTATAGAAATGATAAGAAGAACGCTGGACAAAGAAAATTTAGATCTGTCAAAAGTCTACATAATACCAATACCAGATATAATGATGAACAGCGTTTGGGTCTCACATATAAAAACATTTGCACCTAACTTTGACGTAATAATTTCTAGGAATCCATTAGTAAATAGATTGTTCAAAGAGGCAAATGTAGAGGTTTTACAGCCACCGCCCTTTGATAGACATAAATATAATTCCACTCTTATTAGGCGTTATATTATAGAAGGAAATGAGGAGTGGAAAAAACTTGTTCCAAAATCAGTATTGGATTATCTATTAGAGATACATGGTGATGAGAGACTTAGGTCAATTGCTGGTCTATAG
- a CDS encoding DUF99 family protein encodes MRELVVCGVDDGYFPLSYKGGKGKTILLSSFFQSFNLIDIDFDYITVDGEDGNTIFKSITKGCNVTFLDGVVYGGFNYITPDKNYIIFYSKMPNVASIDRALMKHFPLRRDKIISFLQNLTALPTRQGTVYINTDMELSLCKELIERYQLFTSTPIPIKVSHELASSLSKFIFKRRTV; translated from the coding sequence ATGAGAGAATTGGTAGTTTGTGGAGTAGATGATGGTTATTTTCCTTTATCGTATAAGGGTGGTAAGGGTAAAACAATCTTACTATCTTCGTTCTTTCAAAGTTTCAACCTAATTGATATTGATTTTGATTATATCACTGTAGATGGTGAGGACGGAAATACTATATTTAAGAGTATAACAAAAGGATGCAATGTTACTTTTTTAGATGGTGTGGTATACGGAGGTTTTAATTATATAACTCCTGATAAAAATTATATCATCTTTTACTCCAAGATGCCAAACGTTGCTAGTATAGATAGAGCATTGATGAAGCATTTTCCTCTGAGAAGAGACAAAATAATTTCCTTCTTACAAAATTTAACTGCATTACCTACGAGACAAGGGACAGTATATATTAATACAGACATGGAGCTGAGTCTTTGTAAAGAATTGATAGAGAGGTATCAGTTGTTCACTTCTACTCCTATTCCGATAAAAGTATCTCATGAGCTAGCTAGTAGTTTATCAAAGTTTATATTCAAGAGGAGAACTGTATAA
- a CDS encoding Cdc6/Cdc18 family protein has translation MSDIIDSILSTLKKGRIFRSRDLLLPDYIPEALPHREDQIRKLVEILAPITRSEKPSNVFIYGLTGTGKTAVTRFVLSNLQRKFPSKFTFIYINTRQNDTPYRILADVLEALGIRVPFTGLSTAELFKRFVKRLNTFQTIVLITLDEIDALVKKHGDDILYRLTRINYDLSTSKVSVIGITNDVKMVENLDPRVKSSLGEEEIIFPPYNAEQLEDILKQRSKIALNEGVISEEVIKLCAALAARDHGDARRALDLLRVSGEIAEREGRDLITADDVNRARIELERDRVYEVISTLPFHSKLVLISIVLGLNSNSTLTTGEVYDIYIKLAGKLGVESITQRRVSDIINELDMVGIITARVVNRGRYGKTKEISLAVSKDIVIKSIKESDERIGSLWSR, from the coding sequence ATGAGTGACATCATAGATAGTATTTTATCAACCCTGAAAAAGGGTAGGATTTTTAGGTCACGTGATTTATTATTACCTGACTATATACCTGAAGCCTTACCTCATAGGGAAGACCAAATTAGAAAGCTAGTAGAGATCCTAGCTCCCATTACAAGATCTGAAAAACCTAGCAATGTTTTCATATATGGTCTTACTGGTACCGGGAAGACTGCTGTAACGAGGTTTGTGTTAAGTAACCTACAAAGAAAATTTCCATCAAAGTTCACATTTATATATATAAATACAAGACAGAATGATACACCTTACAGGATATTAGCAGATGTATTGGAAGCTTTGGGGATCCGCGTTCCATTTACAGGTCTATCGACTGCAGAATTATTCAAAAGATTTGTAAAAAGACTCAACACATTTCAAACAATTGTTTTAATCACCTTGGATGAGATTGACGCACTTGTGAAAAAACATGGTGATGATATTCTGTACAGATTGACTAGAATCAATTATGATTTATCTACGAGTAAAGTCTCTGTTATCGGGATTACAAACGATGTTAAGATGGTTGAGAATTTAGATCCTAGGGTAAAGAGTAGCCTAGGGGAAGAGGAAATAATATTTCCACCTTATAATGCAGAGCAGTTAGAGGATATACTAAAGCAAAGATCTAAAATTGCCTTAAATGAAGGAGTGATTTCAGAGGAGGTAATTAAACTATGCGCAGCTTTAGCTGCGAGAGACCACGGGGATGCAAGGAGGGCTTTGGATCTGCTTAGAGTTTCAGGGGAAATTGCAGAGAGGGAGGGAAGAGATTTAATTACAGCTGATGATGTAAACAGGGCAAGAATAGAGCTAGAAAGGGATAGAGTTTATGAAGTTATATCGACTTTGCCTTTTCACTCTAAGCTGGTTCTCATATCGATTGTTTTAGGCTTAAACTCTAATTCGACGTTGACCACAGGAGAAGTTTATGATATATACATAAAATTAGCAGGTAAATTAGGAGTTGAAAGCATAACACAAAGAAGAGTTAGTGATATAATAAACGAGCTTGATATGGTAGGAATAATTACTGCGAGAGTGGTAAACAGAGGAAGGTATGGTAAGACTAAAGAGATTAGTTTAGCTGTAAGCAAAGATATAGTTATTAAATCTATAAAAGAAAGTGATGAGAGAATTGGTAGTTTGTGGAGTAGATGA